In Rhizobiales bacterium NRL2, a genomic segment contains:
- a CDS encoding thiamine pyrophosphate-requiring protein gives MAKTVADFMLERLRDWGVERVYGYSGEGIGGILSAVERTDGDGLDFIQPRHEEEAAFMACAHAKYTGEVGVCMSTSGPGAIHLLNGLYDAKLDHQPVVAIVGQQPRPALGGDFLQEVDLPALFKDVAHEYVHMCASPEQMRHLLDRAFRIAKGYRTVTALIVPADVQEADAVEEPPHGHGTMHSGVGCTPGVVTPDQAQLERAAAVLNEGEKVAMFVGAGALGAGDEVMEIADILGAGVAKALLGRAAVGDDEPGVTGQSGLLGTRPSWELVRDCDTFFMIGSGFPYAQFLPKEGDARGVQIDIDPGMLSLRYPMEVNLQGDAGVTLRALKPLLKRKTDRKWRRKVEDNIDDWWKAAEKRAHQKADPVNPQLLFWELSPRLPDDVILSADSGTSTNWFARALKVRRGMKASLSGTLATMCPAVPYTTAAKFCYPDRPAIGFIGDGAMQMLGLNALITIARYWRQWDDPRAIICVLNNGDLNQVTWELRAQAKTPKVEDTQDVPAFDYAHYAGTLGLKGIRIEKPEDIAPAWDSALAADRPVVIDALVDPTVPTLPSHITRSQAKSYVKALMKGDPEARAIIWHSLERGLTR, from the coding sequence ATGGCGAAGACCGTCGCGGATTTCATGCTGGAGCGTCTGCGCGACTGGGGCGTGGAACGGGTCTATGGCTACAGTGGCGAAGGCATCGGCGGTATTCTCAGCGCGGTCGAACGCACCGATGGCGACGGTCTGGACTTCATCCAGCCCCGGCATGAGGAGGAAGCCGCCTTCATGGCCTGTGCCCACGCCAAGTACACGGGCGAGGTGGGCGTCTGCATGTCGACCAGCGGACCGGGCGCCATCCATCTGCTGAACGGCCTCTACGATGCGAAGCTGGACCATCAACCGGTCGTCGCCATCGTCGGACAGCAGCCGCGGCCCGCCCTGGGCGGCGACTTCCTGCAGGAGGTGGACCTGCCGGCGCTGTTCAAGGACGTGGCCCACGAATACGTCCACATGTGCGCATCGCCCGAGCAGATGCGCCATCTGCTGGATCGTGCATTCCGGATCGCGAAGGGCTATCGGACGGTCACCGCGCTGATCGTGCCCGCCGACGTGCAGGAAGCGGACGCGGTGGAGGAGCCGCCGCATGGCCACGGCACGATGCACAGCGGGGTCGGCTGCACGCCCGGAGTGGTGACGCCGGACCAGGCGCAGCTGGAACGCGCCGCGGCGGTTCTCAACGAGGGCGAGAAGGTGGCGATGTTCGTCGGCGCGGGCGCGCTTGGCGCGGGCGACGAAGTCATGGAGATTGCGGACATCCTGGGCGCCGGCGTCGCCAAGGCGCTGCTCGGCCGCGCCGCCGTCGGCGACGACGAGCCGGGCGTGACCGGCCAGTCGGGGCTGCTCGGAACCAGGCCTTCCTGGGAACTGGTCCGTGACTGCGACACCTTCTTCATGATCGGCTCCGGCTTTCCCTATGCCCAGTTCCTGCCGAAGGAAGGCGACGCGCGCGGGGTGCAGATCGATATCGACCCGGGGATGCTGTCCCTGCGCTACCCGATGGAGGTCAACCTTCAGGGCGATGCGGGGGTGACGCTTCGGGCGCTGAAGCCGCTGCTCAAACGCAAGACCGACCGCAAATGGCGCAGGAAGGTCGAGGACAATATCGACGACTGGTGGAAGGCCGCGGAGAAGCGGGCGCACCAGAAGGCCGACCCGGTGAACCCCCAATTGCTGTTCTGGGAGCTGTCGCCCAGATTGCCGGACGACGTCATCCTGTCGGCCGATTCAGGCACCTCGACCAACTGGTTCGCGCGCGCGCTGAAGGTGCGGCGCGGCATGAAGGCATCGCTGTCGGGCACGCTGGCCACCATGTGTCCGGCTGTCCCTTACACGACGGCGGCGAAGTTCTGCTATCCGGACCGGCCGGCGATCGGTTTCATCGGCGACGGGGCGATGCAGATGCTGGGTCTCAACGCGTTGATAACCATCGCCCGGTACTGGCGGCAATGGGACGACCCGCGCGCCATCATCTGCGTGCTCAACAATGGCGACCTCAATCAGGTCACCTGGGAACTGCGCGCACAGGCGAAGACGCCGAAGGTCGAGGATACGCAGGACGTTCCCGCCTTCGACTACGCTCACTATGCCGGGACGCTTGGACTGAAGGGCATCCGGATCGAGAAGCCGGAGGACATTGCGCCGGCGTGGGATTCGGCGCTGGCCGCCGACCGGCCGGTGGTGATCGATGCCCTGGTCGATCCAACGGTGCCCACCCTGCCGTCCCACATCACCCGGAGCCAGGCGAAGAGCTACGTCAAGGCGCTGATGAAAGGCGACCCGGAAGCCCGCGCCATCATCTGGCACAGCCTGGAGCGCGGGCTGACACGTTAG
- a CDS encoding signal peptidase II: protein MMIVSVIVVDQASKYAAIVLIASRAVEIQVTSFFSFVLSFNTGVSFGLLTDVLGNQQIVLASVLLAVTLGIGVFAFRRNSFFPFQGAALIVGGSLGNIIDRFRQGAVTDFILLYYESWAWPVFNLADSAIFFGCVLIIFHRSDKVKAD, encoded by the coding sequence ATGATGATCGTGTCGGTCATCGTCGTTGATCAAGCTTCGAAGTACGCGGCTATTGTCCTTATCGCCAGCCGCGCTGTGGAAATTCAGGTCACCTCGTTCTTCTCGTTCGTCTTGAGCTTCAACACCGGCGTCAGCTTTGGTCTTTTGACAGACGTGTTGGGCAATCAGCAGATCGTCCTCGCATCAGTATTGCTCGCAGTAACGCTGGGGATTGGGGTGTTTGCATTCCGGCGAAACTCATTCTTCCCCTTTCAGGGAGCCGCGCTCATTGTCGGCGGATCTTTGGGCAACATCATCGACCGGTTTCGCCAGGGCGCGGTTACAGACTTCATCCTTCTCTACTATGAAAGCTGGGCTTGGCCCGTGTTCAATCTGGCGGACAGCGCAATTTTTTTTGGGTGCGTTCTGATCATTTTTCACAGATCAGATAAAGTGAAAGCTGATTAG
- a CDS encoding C4-dicarboxylate ABC transporter produces the protein MILVDYLPILMLVTLALLLFSGFPVGAVLAGVGAGFAVLGLVIDEFPIQSFFLIPYRIYSAIGENLVYPAVPLLLFMGVALEMSGAARELLLCLQKLISKIPGNMCVSVIIIGLLLAPMAGVVGASVATITFAALPTMLEQRYRPEIATGAIAAAGTLGVIAPPAIMLFFLSDALEATIASVFLAPIVPVLILALAFATYFVVMDILRPRAASMAGDEKPDISIVKYVLRSFVLPVGLILLVLAAIISGIVAPSEAAAVGAIGAAGLIFVYRGQDFSLLKQALHRTMILTAMVFFVVLGASIFSLVFRFYGGDDVAEGLFDGLAISDFQVLLIILLILFILGFFIDWIEIILVSLPILYPVIRDLDFAAYVGSEPLAKVWIAALIALVLQTSFLTPPFGFSLFFLKGAAPPEINIMQIYRGVVPLVAMQLMVIGLVLFIPQIVIWLPTALLN, from the coding sequence ATGATACTGGTCGATTATCTTCCCATTCTGATGCTGGTCACGCTTGCGTTGCTGTTGTTCAGCGGCTTTCCGGTAGGCGCCGTTCTGGCTGGGGTTGGAGCTGGCTTCGCAGTCCTCGGATTGGTAATCGACGAATTTCCGATCCAATCGTTCTTCCTGATCCCGTATCGCATCTACAGCGCGATTGGAGAGAACCTTGTTTACCCAGCAGTGCCGCTCCTTTTGTTCATGGGGGTCGCGCTGGAGATGAGCGGCGCGGCGCGCGAGCTCCTGCTTTGTCTGCAAAAGCTGATCTCCAAAATTCCCGGCAACATGTGCGTTTCGGTCATCATCATCGGCCTTCTGCTGGCGCCGATGGCTGGTGTTGTCGGAGCATCGGTGGCGACGATAACGTTTGCTGCACTGCCGACGATGCTGGAGCAGCGTTACCGGCCCGAGATTGCGACAGGAGCGATTGCGGCAGCTGGGACGCTCGGCGTGATCGCGCCCCCGGCCATCATGCTATTTTTCCTTTCTGACGCGCTCGAAGCAACAATCGCATCAGTGTTCCTCGCGCCGATTGTGCCAGTGCTCATCCTCGCTCTGGCATTTGCGACTTACTTTGTCGTCATGGACATTCTGAGGCCGCGAGCGGCCTCGATGGCCGGTGACGAAAAGCCCGATATCTCCATCGTCAAATACGTATTGCGCAGCTTCGTGTTACCGGTAGGTTTGATCCTGCTGGTTCTTGCCGCGATCATTTCCGGCATCGTTGCGCCCTCTGAAGCAGCGGCGGTTGGCGCCATTGGCGCCGCCGGACTGATTTTTGTTTATCGCGGCCAGGATTTTTCACTTTTGAAGCAGGCGCTTCATCGCACAATGATCCTGACGGCAATGGTGTTTTTTGTCGTGCTGGGCGCCAGTATCTTCTCCTTGGTGTTTCGCTTCTACGGCGGCGACGATGTTGCCGAGGGGTTGTTTGACGGGCTTGCCATCTCGGACTTTCAGGTCCTGCTGATCATCCTGTTGATCCTGTTCATTCTCGGGTTCTTCATCGATTGGATTGAGATCATTCTGGTGTCTCTGCCAATATTGTACCCGGTTATCAGGGACCTGGATTTCGCCGCCTACGTGGGATCTGAACCATTGGCGAAAGTCTGGATTGCAGCGCTGATCGCGCTTGTGCTGCAGACCTCATTCCTGACACCGCCGTTCGGGTTTTCGCTGTTTTTCCTGAAAGGTGCAGCGCCGCCCGAAATCAATATCATGCAGATATATAGGGGTGTTGTGCCCTTGGTGGCCATGCAGCTAATGGTCATCGGGCTTGTATTATTCATACCCCAGATCGTGATCTGGTTGCCCACGGCCTTGCTCAATTAG
- a CDS encoding transposase, protein MPKKRFTDEQIAFALRQAEAGTNVGEICRKMGVSEATFYLYGRLSHCK, encoded by the coding sequence ATGCCGAAGAAGCGATTCACCGATGAGCAGATTGCGTTCGCGCTCAGGCAGGCGGAGGCTGGCACGAATGTTGGCGAGATCTGCCGGAAGATGGGCGTGTCGGAAGCGACGTTCTACCTCTATGGACGGCTCTCCCATTGCAAGTGA
- a CDS encoding copper oxidase: MSSIPTLPLSRRSLLTAISAGAAGLTLPNLVANAARATGTREFTLRAAPGRTRLAPDLHGETPVWGYNGAVPGPEIRVRQGERLRITVENALAEETTVHWHGVRLPNAMDGVPHLTQRPIAAGETFIYEFDAVDAGTFWYHPHQRSFEQVGRGLYGPLIIEEAEPFRVDRELTWVLDDWRLTQSAEISDDFGNRHDISHGGRVGNTVTINGRVPGEFPVRSGERVRLRLINAANARIFGLDFRDQAPTVIALDGQPVTPHEPPNGLVVLGPAMRVDLIIDMTGEPGSRATVADRFYEGLEYRLVDFAYDRSRLRDDAPDWPVALPANPLPEPDPAPARRHDVVFNGGMMGAMVMREMGGSMGQGGSGGMGGGMMGMMRGNGVWFINGKAAEGHVLDPMLTLERGRSHVIAMTNATAWHHPMHLHGHSFRVISRNGAPTAHREWQDTVLMAPREKVEIALVADNPGDWMFHCHILEHQAAGMMGVIRVA; the protein is encoded by the coding sequence ATGTCATCAATTCCTACGCTGCCGCTATCGCGGCGAAGCCTGCTGACAGCAATTTCTGCCGGTGCGGCGGGGCTCACCTTGCCGAACCTTGTGGCAAATGCCGCTCGCGCCACCGGGACCAGGGAATTCACGTTGCGCGCGGCGCCCGGTCGGACACGTCTCGCACCTGATCTGCACGGCGAGACGCCGGTCTGGGGTTACAACGGCGCCGTCCCGGGTCCTGAGATCCGTGTTCGCCAGGGCGAGCGACTTCGCATCACGGTCGAGAACGCTCTGGCCGAGGAAACCACGGTCCACTGGCACGGGGTGCGGCTGCCGAACGCGATGGACGGCGTCCCGCACCTGACCCAACGCCCGATCGCCGCCGGCGAGACCTTCATCTACGAGTTCGACGCGGTCGATGCCGGGACGTTCTGGTATCACCCGCACCAGCGCAGCTTCGAACAGGTCGGGCGTGGTCTCTACGGTCCCCTGATCATCGAGGAGGCGGAGCCGTTCCGTGTGGACCGCGAACTGACCTGGGTCCTCGACGACTGGCGGCTGACGCAATCGGCCGAGATCAGCGACGACTTCGGCAACCGCCACGATATCAGCCACGGTGGCCGGGTCGGCAATACGGTCACGATCAACGGCCGCGTGCCGGGCGAATTCCCGGTGCGTAGCGGCGAGCGGGTCCGGTTGCGGCTGATCAACGCGGCGAACGCCCGCATCTTCGGGCTCGACTTCCGGGATCAGGCCCCCACGGTGATCGCACTCGACGGCCAGCCGGTCACCCCGCACGAGCCGCCGAACGGTCTCGTCGTCCTCGGACCGGCCATGCGCGTCGACCTGATCATCGACATGACCGGTGAGCCGGGCAGCCGGGCGACCGTCGCCGACCGCTTCTACGAGGGCCTCGAATACCGGCTGGTCGATTTCGCATATGACCGGTCCCGGCTCCGGGACGATGCGCCCGACTGGCCCGTCGCCCTGCCGGCCAACCCGCTGCCGGAGCCCGATCCCGCCCCGGCGCGCCGGCACGACGTCGTATTCAACGGCGGCATGATGGGCGCGATGGTGATGCGCGAGATGGGCGGCAGCATGGGGCAAGGCGGCTCGGGCGGCATGGGCGGCGGAATGATGGGCATGATGCGCGGCAACGGCGTCTGGTTCATCAACGGCAAGGCCGCCGAGGGCCACGTGCTCGACCCGATGCTGACGCTCGAACGCGGCCGGAGCCATGTCATCGCGATGACCAACGCGACAGCCTGGCATCATCCGATGCATCTGCACGGCCATTCGTTCCGCGTGATCTCACGCAACGGCGCGCCAACGGCCCACCGCGAATGGCAGGACACCGTCCTGATGGCGCCGCGGGAGAAGGTCGAGATCGCCCTCGTCGCCGACAATCCCGGCGACTGGATGTTCCATTGCCACATTCTCGAGCACCAGGCGGCGGGAATGATGGGCGTCATTCGTGTCGCCTGA
- a CDS encoding metal-binding protein, producing MRKIISAALFGLALAVAAPAFADQPSRDVTLYKAPQCGCCGGYADYLRQNGFEVTVKPTHELPQMSRLAGIPENFEGCHLSMIDNYVVSGHVPVATVERLLSEKPKIAGITLPGMPQGSPGMSGVKTQPFTIYEIGPVPPTVYAVE from the coding sequence ATGCGCAAGATCATTTCGGCGGCCCTTTTCGGGCTGGCCCTCGCCGTCGCGGCGCCAGCGTTCGCCGATCAGCCGTCCCGTGACGTCACATTGTACAAGGCGCCCCAATGCGGCTGCTGCGGAGGTTATGCCGACTATCTGCGGCAGAACGGGTTCGAAGTTACCGTGAAGCCGACCCACGAACTGCCGCAGATGAGCAGGCTGGCCGGAATTCCGGAGAACTTCGAAGGCTGCCACCTGTCAATGATCGACAATTATGTCGTCAGCGGCCATGTGCCGGTCGCCACCGTCGAGCGGTTGCTGAGCGAGAAGCCGAAGATTGCGGGCATCACGCTTCCCGGCATGCCGCAGGGTTCGCCGGGCATGTCCGGCGTGAAGACGCAGCCGTTCACGATCTATGAGATCGGCCCGGTTCCGCCCACGGTCTATGCGGTCGAATGA
- a CDS encoding cytochrome C: MFREQGRCALFAAGVAAAAVVAWPASATQADPDERAQVKRGGELYALHCAACHGARLEGQPDWRRRKPDGRLPAPPHDETGHTWHHPDAILFAITRDGFAAHAPDGYETDMPGFGDALSDNDIRAVLAFIKSHWPEHIRARRRAAAVRMEKEPRQ, from the coding sequence ATGTTTCGCGAACAGGGCCGGTGTGCCCTGTTCGCCGCCGGCGTAGCGGCGGCGGCGGTGGTCGCCTGGCCGGCGTCCGCCACCCAGGCGGATCCTGACGAAAGGGCGCAGGTCAAGCGTGGCGGTGAACTCTATGCGCTTCACTGCGCAGCCTGCCACGGCGCGCGACTGGAAGGGCAGCCGGACTGGCGTCGACGCAAGCCGGATGGCCGGCTGCCCGCACCGCCTCACGACGAGACCGGACACACCTGGCACCATCCTGACGCAATCCTGTTCGCCATCACGCGTGACGGCTTCGCCGCGCATGCCCCGGACGGCTACGAGACCGACATGCCGGGCTTCGGCGACGCGCTCTCCGACAACGACATCCGCGCAGTGCTGGCGTTCATCAAATCGCACTGGCCCGAGCATATCCGGGCCCGCCGCCGCGCGGCGGCGGTGCGGATGGAGAAGGAACCAAGGCAATGA
- a CDS encoding thiol:disulfide interchange protein — MSAGTRVGTLVRNWRFAFPVALFGVIAAALWTGLSLNPKEIPSALIGKAVPAFDLPPVQGRAQGLSDADLRGEVSLLNVFASWCTACRAEHPLFMQLARSGAVPIHGLNYKDRPNDAAAWLDELGDPYSRTGADLNGRVGIDFGVYGVPETFVIGADGRIAYKHIGPVTPQALKDVILPLIGRLREEGKPLP, encoded by the coding sequence ATGAGCGCCGGAACCCGTGTTGGAACCCTGGTCAGGAACTGGCGCTTCGCCTTCCCGGTCGCGCTCTTTGGCGTGATAGCGGCGGCGCTCTGGACCGGATTGTCTCTCAATCCAAAGGAAATACCCTCCGCGTTGATCGGCAAGGCCGTTCCCGCATTCGACCTTCCACCGGTACAGGGGCGCGCGCAGGGCCTTTCGGATGCGGACCTCCGGGGTGAAGTCAGCCTTCTCAATGTCTTCGCGTCATGGTGCACGGCCTGCCGCGCGGAACACCCGTTGTTCATGCAATTGGCCAGATCGGGAGCGGTGCCGATTCACGGTCTCAACTACAAGGACAGACCGAACGATGCGGCCGCATGGCTTGACGAGCTTGGGGATCCCTATTCGCGGACCGGAGCGGATCTGAATGGCCGGGTCGGCATCGACTTCGGTGTCTACGGCGTGCCCGAAACCTTTGTCATCGGCGCAGACGGCCGCATTGCCTACAAGCATATCGGCCCCGTGACCCCTCAGGCGTTGAAGGACGTGATTCTGCCGCTGATCGGCCGGCTCCGCGAAGAAGGGAAACCCCTGCCATGA
- a CDS encoding thiol:disulfide interchange protein, producing MRLLAFVAISVVLVTSALRAEQAPMSLHDEPRPIPPIGFKDGDGRDYDLDDWRGRIVLLNIWATWCPPCRHEMPTLDRLQDQLGGERFEVIALSIDRAGVGVVRSFFEETGVRRLRLFIDETGESVRELGAFGLPTTLLIGPRGNELARLVGPAEWDTPEMVAFLETVIAEHTGKQTRP from the coding sequence ATGAGACTGCTCGCGTTCGTCGCCATATCGGTAGTTCTCGTCACTTCAGCCTTGCGCGCCGAACAAGCGCCTATGTCGCTGCATGATGAACCGCGGCCAATCCCGCCGATCGGGTTCAAGGACGGCGATGGCCGCGACTACGACCTCGATGACTGGCGCGGCCGGATCGTTCTGCTCAACATCTGGGCCACGTGGTGTCCGCCCTGCCGCCATGAAATGCCGACGCTCGACAGACTTCAGGATCAGCTCGGCGGCGAACGCTTCGAAGTTATCGCCCTTTCGATCGACAGGGCTGGCGTCGGAGTCGTTCGGAGCTTCTTCGAGGAGACGGGAGTGCGGCGACTTCGGCTTTTCATCGATGAAACGGGCGAGTCGGTCAGGGAACTCGGCGCCTTCGGATTGCCGACGACCCTGCTGATCGGCCCCCGGGGCAACGAACTGGCCCGGCTCGTCGGACCTGCCGAGTGGGACACTCCGGAGATGGTCGCGTTCCTGGAGACCGTGATCGCCGAACATACAGGAAAGCAGACAAGGCCATGA
- a CDS encoding electron transporter — translation MTSFTSSRLARIRYALWGLAVVAALVLAGLYMTRTPAPQESGQATRTGEAVIRSEFTLTDHTGKRVTEAEFLGRWQLVFFGFTHCPDLCPTTLAYMARVLDMLGGDTAERVAALFITVDPGRDTPEALAEYVSAFHPGLVGLTGSEADIAAAANAFRVFYERMEQDSAPDGYVMAHSGYIYLMTPDGQFETGFRESDQLPEEMARKIRDAMERYGE, via the coding sequence ATGACTTCGTTCACATCCTCGAGGTTGGCCCGCATTCGGTATGCGCTCTGGGGTCTCGCGGTCGTCGCCGCGCTCGTTCTTGCCGGCCTGTACATGACGAGGACGCCAGCGCCGCAGGAAAGCGGGCAGGCGACCCGAACCGGAGAAGCGGTCATCCGCTCCGAATTCACATTGACTGACCACACCGGCAAGCGCGTAACCGAGGCCGAGTTTCTCGGACGCTGGCAGTTGGTGTTCTTCGGTTTCACCCATTGTCCCGATCTGTGTCCCACGACACTGGCCTATATGGCGAGGGTTCTCGACATGCTCGGCGGCGACACCGCGGAAAGGGTCGCGGCCCTGTTCATTACGGTCGACCCCGGCCGGGATACGCCGGAAGCGTTGGCCGAATATGTCTCGGCGTTCCATCCCGGGCTCGTCGGCCTGACGGGCAGCGAGGCCGATATCGCCGCCGCGGCGAACGCCTTTCGCGTCTTCTATGAACGGATGGAGCAAGACAGCGCCCCGGACGGATATGTCATGGCGCATTCGGGCTACATCTACCTGATGACCCCCGACGGACAGTTCGAGACCGGATTCCGCGAAAGCGACCAGCTCCCGGAAGAGATGGCCCGGAAGATCCGGGACGCCATGGAAAGGTATGGAGAATGA
- a CDS encoding cytochrome C biogenesis protein gives MTAELSLVGLVVTFLAGAISFLSPCVLPLVPGYVSYIAGGTARISASPGPRRFPFAAVALSLFFVLGFSTVFIILGASATALGQLMLGYRYELNIVGGTVVIVFGLFMLGFARFGLMQRDLRFHLSIPGGRPVAAYVLGLAFAFGWTPCIGPILGAILTTTAASATVSEGTTLLAVYSAGLGVPFLLAAAFTERLARRLRPIGHLGRRLHQVAGVILIVMGVAMITDYLSAFAFWLLDTFPILGQIG, from the coding sequence ATGACAGCCGAACTCAGTCTTGTCGGCCTGGTCGTGACCTTCCTGGCCGGAGCGATTTCGTTCCTTTCTCCCTGCGTTCTGCCGCTTGTGCCCGGCTACGTCTCCTACATCGCCGGCGGCACGGCCCGGATCTCCGCCTCGCCGGGCCCTCGGCGTTTTCCATTCGCTGCAGTGGCGCTCAGCCTCTTCTTCGTGCTGGGGTTCTCGACGGTCTTCATCATCCTGGGCGCCAGCGCGACGGCGTTGGGTCAACTGATGCTCGGCTATCGCTACGAGCTGAACATCGTTGGCGGCACGGTGGTCATCGTTTTCGGGCTTTTCATGCTGGGCTTCGCCCGTTTCGGCCTGATGCAGCGGGATCTGCGTTTTCACCTGTCGATTCCCGGTGGCCGCCCGGTCGCTGCCTATGTCCTCGGTCTCGCATTCGCGTTCGGCTGGACTCCTTGCATCGGGCCGATTCTGGGCGCGATTCTGACGACAACAGCGGCGTCCGCGACGGTCTCCGAGGGCACGACCCTGCTTGCGGTCTACTCGGCCGGGCTTGGCGTGCCCTTCCTCCTGGCTGCGGCGTTCACCGAGCGACTGGCGCGGCGTCTGCGGCCCATCGGCCACCTGGGCCGCCGTCTGCATCAGGTCGCCGGGGTGATCCTGATCGTGATGGGCGTTGCGATGATCACCGACTATCTCTCTGCCTTCGCATTCTGGCTGCTCGACACCTTTCCGATCCTGGGACAGATCGGATAG
- a CDS encoding MerR family transcriptional regulator, which translates to MAHETSGTGLHRAALARRTGCNLETIRYYEKIGMMPEPPRTEAGYRLYDNGHVERLRFILRARELGFSLDDIRGLLALVDGGTQTCAEVKERTERHLADVRAKIADLKRIEQVLSDTSAKCSGDEIPECPVLDALTE; encoded by the coding sequence ATGGCGCACGAAACGTCAGGGACGGGATTGCACCGCGCCGCGCTTGCGCGCCGCACCGGCTGCAACCTTGAGACCATCCGCTACTACGAGAAGATCGGCATGATGCCGGAACCGCCGCGCACCGAGGCCGGTTATCGCCTCTACGACAACGGCCATGTGGAACGGCTGCGCTTCATTCTGCGGGCACGCGAGCTGGGCTTCTCACTTGACGACATCCGAGGGCTGCTCGCCCTCGTCGATGGCGGCACGCAAACCTGCGCAGAGGTGAAGGAGCGCACCGAACGGCACCTCGCCGATGTGCGTGCGAAGATCGCCGACCTCAAGCGCATCGAGCAGGTCCTGTCGGATACCTCTGCCAAATGCTCAGGCGATGAAATCCCGGAATGCCCGGTCCTGGATGCGCTGACGGAATAA
- a CDS encoding mercury transporter MerT — protein sequence MRTSSEAHGTPENAGDSRKRWYAAGGLIGAVLASSCCIAPLALLTLGVSGAWIGNLTALEPYKPYFAAVALVFIGLGFHQVYVKPRKACAEDSYCARPQSSIITQAALWIGTALVILALTINWWAPLFY from the coding sequence GTGCGAACCAGTTCGGAGGCCCACGGAACCCCGGAAAACGCCGGAGATAGCAGAAAGCGCTGGTATGCGGCCGGCGGGCTGATCGGCGCGGTCCTGGCGTCATCGTGCTGCATTGCGCCGCTCGCCCTGCTCACGCTCGGCGTCTCGGGGGCGTGGATCGGCAATCTGACGGCGCTGGAGCCTTACAAACCATACTTCGCCGCAGTCGCCCTCGTCTTCATCGGGCTCGGCTTCCATCAGGTGTATGTGAAGCCGAGGAAGGCTTGCGCCGAGGACAGCTACTGCGCGCGCCCGCAGTCCTCAATCATCACGCAAGCGGCCCTCTGGATCGGGACGGCGTTGGTCATACTGGCGCTGACGATCAACTGGTGGGCGCCGCTGTTTTACTAG
- a CDS encoding heavy metal transporter, with product MKRPLIVATAAVVLGIGASLFLVPQSQVNAQSTNVATETATATFAIENMTCALCPITVRKAMEGVEGVRSVQTDLEARTATAVFDPRVVSPADIAAASTNAGYPARSKP from the coding sequence ATGAAACGACCTCTCATCGTTGCCACGGCGGCGGTTGTCCTGGGCATCGGCGCCTCGCTTTTCCTCGTACCCCAGTCGCAGGTGAACGCGCAGTCGACCAACGTGGCGACGGAGACCGCCACTGCAACCTTCGCCATCGAGAACATGACCTGCGCCCTGTGCCCGATCACCGTGCGCAAGGCCATGGAAGGAGTAGAAGGCGTGCGCTCCGTCCAGACGGACCTGGAGGCCAGAACCGCCACGGCCGTGTTCGACCCAAGGGTCGTGTCTCCGGCAGATATCGCCGCCGCCTCGACGAATGCAGGATATCCCGCCAGATCGAAACCGTGA